AAAAGCAAAGCAACATGATACTAAACAAACCAAAACTACAAAAACCCAAAGAGACcataaaactaaacaaaacagcCAAGCCACACTAAAACGAAACATCCAGCAGGTAAAAGCAGCCAGAGAATCACTACTAAAGGCTCTTGGATAATGTTTTCTTCCCCCAAGTTATCTGTATGAGAAACTGAGTCAGGCAGTGCTTTCAGTATGTGAGTGTGGCAGCTGTCTACAATAATATGCGTCAGAGACCAGCTATGGTCACCTGGAATCTCTTCACACCGCTTTCCCAGCTTTGCCTGACGTTTGCCTGCGATAATTATTATGCTAGTAATTCCCAGAGAGTTATTCATGTTCAAGCAGAACAAGAattgaaaataaacattattaaatggaCAGGTTCAACTATATTTGTCAGAACCAAACAACATCCGTATAATAAAATGCAGCAAAATACTccactaaacaaacaaaactaaaccaacatgaaataaaacaaaattataactaaactaaaacaaaaaggaACTGAACAGAACAAAGCAGCAGAACAAAAATGAAccagaactaaaaaaaaaacaacactaaaACTTAACtgaactaaacaaaacaaaaaaaccaaaaaaaaaaaaaacaaaaacaataacaaaaaagcaGCAAACGTAACCGATCCCTGGAACTTCAGATTAGCAAACAAGCATTTTGTTGTCACATATCTTTATCTCTTTCAAACATTCTGATATCATAAATTATATTGAACCGATTTCTGACACATGGCAAAGCATTGTTGCAGGGCATATTGCATTAGTGACAGTTAATCCCACCGGAGATGAAATCTGTGCTGTGAGTGGGTGTGTGCTGCAAATAAGGTGTTTGATTACACCGAAAGAAATGAATTctgggaataaaaaaaaaaaaaagtctactCCTTGTACATGGTGAGCAAACATTTTAGCAGGTAATTCAAGTCTATCTTATTACCAAGAAGCCacctatatttatgtatatataaagcAAAGCATTATGGTCTGGTTAACAGGAGATGTCTGCCAATCTAATGTATGAAAGAATATGATCTAATGCTGGTGTCTTTAATGATGAGAGAGAGGTGCTCGCCGACACGtgctaaaataaaaacaccatTAAATCCCCTTGCAAAAATTTCTCCAACTCTTCTACACCTACATCACAAGTCACAGGTGAAAGTGTGAACGCAAACGTCCCCGTTATTCACGTTGCAATGACGTAGTAATGACACAAGTGTATGACAAGTAAGCAATGACATTTCACCTATTTAAGTtcatttatattcatatttcacaatttgTTTCACAAGGAAGATATACACAATTATTATAGGCCTCATAAAGCTCAATCATGTATGGGCAGAATGCCCAGGCACTGCTGCCCTCTACAGGTCAAAGAAAGTAAAAACAGGCACATGTTACAGTTTAATTAAAACCTGCCAGGCTTTATTTAAAGCTTGTGCAAAACACCTGTAAATAAGTTAAAAATCATACAAAGGCCACTTATACAGCAAAGTACATTCATCTTTCTTGTATTTCCCCAAGTAGTTCATGAAAAACTCttcacaaagaaaacaaaatgaagtgagtCATTAAAGGTTACTGATGTTTACTTTCCACAGGGGTTACTGAGTCAGTTTGTGCCATCAGCTGTTTGGTTGTAATACAGAATGTGGTGGGAATTCAAGCTGTGCAATGGCCTCTGGGGGCCCGGGGTCCTTCTGGGACTGGAGGCTGCTGGGAAAGCTTTCCTGATGCAAGGCATCACTAAACACTGGAGGTGATTGGTTGtcttctctggagtctgagggaACCTCAGGTGTGTCCTAGTTAGAGAAACAGTCAGTTTAATGCAGTTATTTCATATCTGATTCATATCTGACACAAAATAAAACTTCTGATAGAAAAAAACTCAtgcataatattttaaaacaaaaatgcatctTTGCAGAGTTTTGTACACAGGATATAAAATAgcataatgttattattttatttgagacTAGGTTGATTTTTCATTGTTCAGACGCTGATTAATTTGGGTAACTAAACTTTTTTGTGAATTATGAAAGTTTGTCAGTTTGTGTAACTGGTTGATTAAATCCATTTTATACTTTTGTGTTTATTTGCGGTgcggaaaaaaatatttacggTGTTTAGTCAGACTGATCTTGATTTTTCTTCAGTGTAAAAAAAGAGtgtaaaacaaaaagcaaaaattaTGCTTTACCCTACTTTGTATTTTATACTTTATAGAATGAtatctgaagaatcatgtgaaactgaagactggagttatgatgctgaaaattcagatttgcatcacaggaataaagtacactttaaaatatatccaaataacaatattttacaatattacagtttttactgtattttggatcaaataagttataaataatatttatataattatagtatataaatatataagagttttaatattgaatatatttatactgtatatataatataaagtttATCATTTTCAACTAAATCTATGTGTTCTCACCTTTCTGCCAATGCCaaagaatgcattaaaaaagagagagaaaacactcaaCATACAACTTActattttgaaaacatttaGATCCATATTCATAATaatcattttcataattttcctACTATTTTCCCCATGATCCTCTTCACTACCTGAAGGGGCAGGACCTCAACAGGAGGGTGTGTCTTTGCCATGACGACCATCTCTCTGATTTGGTAAAACAGGAGAACGACTGTAACCCACGGCGACCCGGAGGGAACCCAAGCAGGCTTGTTCAGATCCTCCTGCTCTTCCTGGTGCCTTGTTTTCCGAGCTGGAAGTTTGGGCTCGGGTCGAGCCGGTGCCGCCACGTCTGTTGTGTTCTGAACCAGGTCAATGGTCGCAATGGGAACAGGACTGAATGGGATAGGAATGTTCTCTGCCAGCATCTTGTCCTCTGTggggtaaaaaacaaaacaaacaaacaaaaaaaaaaaacattaaaacattttattaacattaattacgTTGAAGCTGTAAAGCTTCTTGTAATTTATAGAAACTTATCTATTAGTAGGCTAAAAACAGTTAGAGGCTAGTAACAAAAACTATTTGTTAGTTTTAAATTCTGCTACTTGGTTTACATTCCAAATAAActtaacattttgaaaaaaaaaacaaaaaaacaaaaagaatgtTGAACAAATTAATCCAAAATCATTTAATACCATTTGAACAAACTATCCAAATGAATTGCTGAAATAAACTTAAATGGACTTCCTAGAGAAGACATTGTAAGGGCCGTTTACATGTCGTAGTTTTCAACTGAAAACGGTAAACgctttatgcattttggccgttcattaACATGACAACAAAAAGTGAAAAACGGAAAGTGCAATTTTTGTAAAACGATACGGTTATCATCTCAGTGTAAACCACAAAACCTGAATGTGTGAAAACGGTGATATCATGCACATGCGtaattacgtgttcagtctataggcgagttgtgtttctttacaaagtgacattgcaaACTACTGGCCTGCCAGCATAATACagagttttagtcattttcgcagATCCGTGTGAACAGGGATCGTTTTTGACAACGTTGCCGTCTGcacgtgaaaaaaaaaaaaaaaaacgcaaaaagaaaaactttattATCTAAGCTCAAATTACACAATACAATGTCACATAAAACAATTTTCACTATTTTGTAAAGATactttattattacagtttttgccagaaataaaaaaattgttataCTAATGAGaatgtgtattttcaattaacAGATAAAATGTAGGTAAGTTAGTAGTGTCGAAAAGTGCGATTTCCCTATTTTCGTTATTCTCAGCTATTACTTTACAACAATAAACAATGAATTGTGTTTCTCACCTTTTTTCTCATTCTGGCCAGTGATGCACATAATTAATGAAAAGAGCAGCAAAATTACAAGTGAGGTCATTCCTATTCCTCTGAACGTTTCGGCAGCACCTGAAAAACAAGACAACCccattcatacacacacacacacaccagtatTTGTAATgtcataaaattacaaaattgaTCATCAATGTTCATACCAAAGTAGTTGACAAATATCCCGCCGACCATCGCCCCGCAGCCCCTGCCCAGGCCGAGGTGGAGACCCTGCAGGATGCCCTGAGCTGACGTTCGAAGCGGCGAAGGTACGGCTGCGCTCAAATATGAGATACACGCCGCCCAAACTGATGCGTGTGTTATTCCTGTGCAGGTAAACAAGGAGTTAACATCAAATCatacaacataaaataaagcttaaaaggttagttcacccaaaaatgaaaactgttttGCTGGAACTTGACTTGCATACAGCTGTTAACAGAAGCCAGAGATTATAGTCTATAGATTTATAAATATAGTATAATGCTTTTTGGGGCTTCAGAATCTAGGGTACCATTAACTCCcatttataaagcttggaagaaccAGGATATTTTCAATgcaactccgattgtgttcggctgaaaaaagataatcatatacacctaggatggtatgagggtgagtaaattatgggataatattcttttttgggtgaagtaacctcatcacaaaaaaaaaaaaaaaaaaactcattttgagaaaatggcttttaaaggtgccctagaatcagaatttgaatttacctcggcatagttgaataacaagagttcagtacatggaaaagacatacactgagtttcaaaccccattgtttcctccttcttatgtaaatctaatttgtttaaaagacttccggaaaacactcggatctcaacataacaccgactgttacgtaacagtcgggatcattaatatgtatgaccccaatatttgcataatgccagcccattcgacgcattagacaaggaaaggcagtattaacggctggatctgtgcacagacaaggtaagcaagcaagaacaacagcgaaaaatggcagatggagcaataataactgacatgatccatgatatcatgatatttttagtgatatttgtaaattgtctttctaaatgtttcattagcatgttgctaatatactgttaaatgtggttaaagttaccatcgtttcttactgtattcacggagacgagagtcgttgctattttcatttttaaacacatgcattatacagactgcaaaaacacaacttcattctttataaatctctccagcagtgtgtaatgttagctttagccacagagcatagcctcaaactcacacagaatcaaacgtaaccatctaaataaatattttactcacataattcgaagcatgcatacagcatacatgacgaacatcttgtaaagatctatttgagggttatattagctgtgtgaactttgtttatgcgatgtatatatagttgagagctcgtgtggcagatagagcgcatctcttaaaggggccgtgctgaaaaaatcagtgcatagttaatgatgccccaaaataggcagctaaaaaaatttattaaaaaaactctatggggtattttgagctgaaacttcacagacacattcaggagacacctaggacttatattacatcttgtaaaaaaaacaatctagggcacctttaaaggcctttgtattgtaattgaaatctacagacacaaataaataaaaggcaataaaataaacacttaaatgtgtattttggatgtttactTTCCACTAGTTTGAAACAACACATTACTAAAAGCCAAAGAGCTCAACATCTCAAAATTtatatgaaaaaacaaacaaacaagtgtttttgacttggttaataAAAGTTCATTGTGTACCTACATGCTTAAATTTATGTGCTAACATACAAATCTGTCTCATGAAAACACTTGTGTTATAATTTCAAAATACAAAGAAAGAGAAGGCAGCTAATAAGACCGTAAGTGTACTGGCGTTTCTTTGAACATACAAAACAATGTCTGTGTTGAATGTAAACAGACTTGATCCAGGTCTTCATTCCTATGTATTCACTCAGTAATTGCTTTCGTCTTGATTGTTTTGCCACAAGAAAGGGTGGTGAAACTGACAATGTCAAACTGACTTGATTTCTTCCCCTGAAATGAACCCTGGGCCTTCTTTGTACTGCACATCTTTTTACGTTTATGACCGACTTTGATGGTTTAAAACAATGTGTacacacagaacacatttttatgaTTGGAGCATTTGCTTTTTCCCAGGATTGAGAGCTTGATGACTGGCCATTCATACCTTGTAGCACTTCCATGGGCAGCACAGTCCAGGCATTCTCCAGATAGGAGATGTAGAGGTAGCGTGCCGTGTTGCAGGCCAGGCCGATGTACAAAACTCTGACAAAGAAACACAATacacaattattaaaaatgcatgCATGAATCTCACAAAACATGTCAGGCTATGCTTCacctctcaaaaaaaaaaaaaaaaaaaaaaaaacataggaaaaaaagattttgcaCCCCATGCAAATAGGACAGCTGAATTGTAGCAtatatgtaaattattattattaataaataaataaatcaaatatacaatatattaataataataataattgcattTTATAGTTGCAATACAAAACACTTTGATGGTCAAACAACcaagtttcatttttgtctATGCAAATGATGACTCATTATCATAACTTCCTTTGTGCAGTAAAAGAGGATTCCGGTTTAGATATAACTGCAAAGTCATATCACAAAAATCTTTACCGTCTGTGCAGgtcatattttaaagtatattttaaagtcTGTAAAATATACCAATGTCGAACAGGAAATTCCTTTTAACTGTCACTTACAAGAAGTTGAACTGGTCAAAGGTGAGATTACTTACGAATTTATATTGATCTGTCAATCATTCAGTCAAATGGTTGGTTTTCTCTATAACTTAAGTAGTTATAGAGAAATAGTTAAACACCAAAAAAGCATGAATGTTCCCTCTTTGAAAGGAACCACAAAGTAGACACTGTAGCTGctgtgcaatgcattctggacTTGGGCCACCATTGACAGAAAAAGGCTTTGTGTTCTTGAACCAAACAATGCCTCACTGATCCCAGTGCAGACCTACAGAGTCGCAAGACAGCACCATGCACAAAGGCTCACTGATTCAAGGTCAGGATCACATGAGCTTGAGTCACAAGGTGCAGTGAGATGGTTTGGGTTACCTGGACAATTCTCTGCTGTGACTGGACTAAACTACTACGGTATGATGGTTTGATTCAGAAGCACAAACAGTAGTAGATATGTTAAGTCAAATGAGCGGCCCTGTTTTGAACACTAGTGAGCTGCCTTGTGGCCTACATAAATAGAAACCTTCCAAAGTATTTTCCCAAATAAAAGGGAACCTCATAAGTAAAGGTGTGTCCCAATTTGCACacttgtgcactattctatactattttgtagtataaatagtgtgttcactgaaaattccaaaagaAAACGTGCATTTCAAATACCCAGATTAATCAAAAAAAGTGTGGAACCTCACCTGATGTGTCCCACCAGTTCAATGAATTTATGGCTGGTGAAATAGGCAGCAAGCTCCGACACGTGACTTAGGACAGAGCAAACCCCAAACAGTGTTGTGGTTCCTGTCAGGTCCTGTAAATGCCAGTAAAGGAAAGTAAAAACAAACCCATAGCCGAAGCCCATGAACCAGGCCACGAATAACACAGTGCCGTACTGTACGCCGCACAGCAGTCGCATCAAGTCCCAGTAGTGGAACTCCTCGGCTTGGACAACTGTTTGGGTCTCAGAGATATCCCTTCCAGGGGAAGCTCTAGGTTGGGTGTTTTGCTGCTGGTTGCCAACCTCGTTTTCTTCACTGTTGTTTTGGTGCTGAACATTGAACTTAAACTGAGTGGCAACGATCAGAGCGACTCCCATTAATACTCCGAACACGATGAAGGCAATATGGTAGTTCTTGTAATTTTCCATGACGCATTCGCCAATGACAAGGTTGGTGCTAGTGTGGTCGATCCAGATGCCGACGCAGAGCATGGCGACACCCCAGCCTAGAGATCCCCACATTCGCTGGAGACCGTAGCGGTCACGGTGCAGGCCCAGGTACTGCAGAGTCACCTACAACAATCCAAATCGTCATGCACCTATTTTAGACACAACAAATACCTCTTTTCCAATAAAATGGTGCTGGAGCTGGTGCCAGAGGATCTAAGGTTTCCACTGATTTGAGAACTGAACAGCAATGTAATCCCTACATTATAGTACCAGAGTACTATATTCCCCAGATTTATATGGCACATAATGAATGTTCCAATGTTCCCAGGGTTAACTCTTATGTTTCGATGTTACCATTATCTTAACCCTAACAAAATTCCCTGGGAATATAGATATGCTTCCAATGTAACTAGCTATGATGCTACATAACCTTCCccaaaataaacatgtttttacaaCATATTTTGACATACAAAGACTTCTTAATCTAGTTGTTATGAATCATCCAGTTGTTACTCTGCAAACTTTACTAGATTCCACCCCACGTCTACGGCTTTTCAAGCCCAGAAGCACCTTTTCAGAAGTGGAAACACGTGAAGTGGTTCCAGATCGGGAAGGTGCTCATGCACCAACAAGGGATTGTAGTTTGATTTTATATctaccatttaaaggtgccctagattatgtttttaaaagatgtaatataagtctaaggtgtcccctgaatgtgtctgtgaagtttcagctcaaaataccccatagatttttttttattaatttttttaactgcctattttggggcatcattataaacgcgccgattttatgcggcggcacctttaaattccgtgctctccgcccacagagctcgcgcttgccttaaacagtgccttaacaaagtttacacagctaatataaccctcaaaatggatttttacaaagtgttcgtcatgcatgcttcggtttatgtgagtattgtatactgttacattgtttacttctgattttgaatgagtttgatagtgctccgtggctaatggctaatgctacactgttggaaagatttataaagaatgaagttgtttatgcattatacagactgcaagtgtttaaaaatgaaaatagcgacggctctcttgtctccgtgaatatagtaagaaacgatggtaactttaaccacatttaacagtacattaacaacatgctaacgaaacatttagaaagacagtttacaaatatcactaaaaatatcatgttatcatggatcatgtcagttattattgctccatctgccatttttcgctattgttctgcttgcttacctagtctgatgatttggttgtgcacatccagacgttaatactggctgcccttgtctaatgccttttataatgttggaaacgtgggctggcatatgcaaatattgggggcgtacaccccgactgttaagtaacagtcggtgttatgttgagattcgcctgttcttcagaggtcttttaaacaaatgagatttacataagaaggaggaaacaatggtgtttgagactcactgtatgtcatttccatgtactgaactcttgttattcaactatgctgaggtcaattcaattttcaattcgatggcacctttaaatacaatAGAAGTTCATGGTCCTACATGGACTATAAAATGGACTCTACCAACTGATATGCCTTAATATTGAGTTTATTTTGAGGAGAAAGAGTTACATACCGTATCTACGATTGTAATAGCTGGAGCACTGAAAAACTCGCCAGTGATGATGACGAGCAGAATCAGCAGGAAAATGGCGTGAACCTGATCCATGTTATATTCAGGAGGTGGTAGTTTTGGTTTCAGTGTGGTACTTTGAGTAGTGCTGCTGGACGTTGTGTTTGTACTGTTGGGGGTTGACGTCGAGATGGATGTACTTGGCTTGGGCTGTGTGGTCGTGGTTTGGACAGATTCTGTCGTGCTCGCTGGTTCATCAGATGCCACAGTGAAACTCATGTTAGAGTCCCGTTTGAACCGGTGTTCAGCGCTGTAGCCTGAAGACTGAACAGACAAGAGGATGGTTCGCCAAGGGTAGTGTCCAATCAGATCCCTGCGCTGTCTCATCTTTTTTGTTGCCAGGATAGAAGTGGTATTGAGGTAGAATGTCTCGTTAGATGTGGTAGGATGGACAGTCGCAACCATAGCTGTGGTCGTTGGGAGGTTCTCTTGACACTTCATGTCCGCTGGTTGCACAAAAGCAATCCCAGAATTGAAAAAGAGCCAACATAACACTGAGAACAATAAGACTGCTTTACCCTTCCTGAAGCGATCTGCAACAATGCCCCAAAAAGGGGCACTACAGAACTCAATGAAATATCGGATTCCCACTAAGAGACCACTTTGGGTGGGACTCATCCCTAGCTGCTTGTAGTACAGAGCAAGAAGTGGATGAAGGGAACCATATGCAGCATAGAAGAATAAATAAAAGACTTTTGACACAAGGAGGTAGCGGTTGACCCGTAGGAACAATCGCTCGCAGCAGCCCATGTCGTTTTGAGGGGATGGAGTTGGTGCCGTATCGCTTGGTACATTGTTTTCAGATGGCTGGGATGGTTGATCTGATTTAATCTCAAGCGATAGACGGTCAAAGCGCTCAAGGTGTCTCCTTTTCAGCTCCTCTTCATCATCAGTTAAGATGGCTACACggtcatctgccattttcgctgggGTGCTTTGATGTTTCTAAAGTTGGGTTGAAGATCATATTAACATatgaaaatgcattaaaaatgacatttaaatttaatatgaGGCACTGTTTGTAAATAGGATACTCACAAAAGTATTTTGATGAAAATGTAAAGCAAGTAAACAGGGTCAAGTTTTGATTCAATGTTgactttaaagtcaccatgaaaacAAATTGACAATTATTTATTAACAGAACATTGCAGTACGAATTATAAATGAACTATCTTAAAACTTACTATCTGAACATTAATTATTGCaggaaatactttttttttgcaaggcTATGTTCAGTATATACTAACATTGTGCTGCAGTATAAGTATACTATTCACAGTATGCAAATGTTCAGTATGAATACACAGATTACATCTATATTCGCTATATactactatatattatatttataattaatgtgATATGGTCATGTGACAACAATGTAACATACTACTATATTATGAAATTCTAGGTGTATACAAGGCAGGGTTCACATATCAAACTAGTAAGCATTATACAGTGTATACTGTGCCGTATTCACTAATTAGTAATCAAGTATTATATTCCAAATATAACGCATATAAACAGTGATCGTCATGTATACTGCTGAATGACGTAATGGAGGTTTATGGCGCGCCTGTCTCAAATTGACCCACTTTTACGGAAGTATTAGCGCTTCCTATACTGagatgtcatttaaaaaaagataaaccGTGTTCGCCAAAGTCTCTCAACTATTTCTAGAAAATTCTTTGTACTGTTTCGTATGAGAACCTAAATGACTAAAACGggtcacaaaaacaaaaactgtctTATATTCAAGAATTGCAGGAAATGGACAAGAAAAGTCCATCAAGTCCCAATGTTgtgtattttattacataaaagtTCGCATGTCATAAGAAGACAGTCTGTGCATTTACCTGTAATTTAGCCTCGGTACTTTCAGGTGAGTTGGCTACTTTGGAACAGACGAGCTTCGATGATTAAGTCGATTTTCTTCCATTTCCAGTGATTGTTTTGTTTAATGGACAGTGTTTTGGGCTTCTCTACCAGTCAAAATAGGCAATTTCTCCCTTATTTAATGTCCTGTCAAGGCATTTTTGTAGCTTGGTGGCGAGAATCCAGCGTTCACCTGAGCACAAACCGACTTGGGGCTtacctcatgaatattaattaggtgCTGACGTTGCCAGCTCAGTTTCTTCTGGAGAAGGCAAggcttctgaaaaaaaatattgtaaaatatttaacaacagCTTATTTCTTCCTCTTCACCCCCAAAGCAAATATGCACTTTAAAGTCTTAAAAttctaaatttaaaatttaattttgaaaatgtgcctTGTCATGTTTGTAGTTATCTCTCTGAAGATACTACATATTTTTACGTCATTTCTCTAGTTCCTTATGGAGAACATTACAAGACTGATAGAAAAAGACATGGCCGCTGATGGTGTCACTttcacattacaaaatataatgtaGCCTACGGCATAACCAAAGATTGCGGTGTTTTGTTTGCTTTGACCAATAACATTATTGTTTGCAAAATACTTTATACTTAAATATAGATTCTTTAAATCCCCTACTTTGTTTATTATATTCAGAACTTAATTAAAATAGGCCTACTCCTCAGATGCCCTCAGTAAAATGAAAAAacgaataaaataaaactgtgtaatttgtttgtattaTAGGCTACTATCTGTTGTaggttatttgtttatttatttttgttactataattattattattatttaattttatgtattattatgtttattttattttggattCAACATGGTTCTGTTGTTTTGAGTCTTCCATGtcagttttttctttgtatatttACTGTTTATGCCATTTTATTGTAATCAGAGtttgtaattaataataataataaaaaagcaagGCTGAACACTTGGCTTCTCCATAGTGATTTTCAAAGCTTCGAATCAATTGAACCGTCGCAAAACGATTCACTGTTTCGAAGCTTTCGAAACGCCACACGCTTGGTGACCCCTGCTGGCcagaacagtgtaaatatgctacTCAAAAGCCCAGGACtaacatgcataaaaacaccttttacaaacccatttcaaatgttttatagAAAGTAAAATCTCAAACGCAATTAACTAAccatctaataagattaaatatcaagtgtctctataatatgtgttcttttatcagttttcagggcttgttttgtttgttccatGGATGGCTCAGCTAAACAGG
This genomic stretch from Megalobrama amblycephala isolate DHTTF-2021 linkage group LG2, ASM1881202v1, whole genome shotgun sequence harbors:
- the mfsd6a gene encoding major facilitator superfamily domain-containing protein 6-A isoform X1 → MADDRVAILTDDEEELKRRHLERFDRLSLEIKSDQPSQPSENNVPSDTAPTPSPQNDMGCCERLFLRVNRYLLVSKVFYLFFYAAYGSLHPLLALYYKQLGMSPTQSGLLVGIRYFIEFCSAPFWGIVADRFRKGKAVLLFSVLCWLFFNSGIAFVQPADMKCQENLPTTTAMVATVHPTTSNETFYLNTTSILATKKMRQRRDLIGHYPWRTILLSVQSSGYSAEHRFKRDSNMSFTVASDEPASTTESVQTTTTQPKPSTSISTSTPNSTNTTSSSTTQSTTLKPKLPPPEYNMDQVHAIFLLILLVIITGEFFSAPAITIVDTVTLQYLGLHRDRYGLQRMWGSLGWGVAMLCVGIWIDHTSTNLVIGECVMENYKNYHIAFIVFGVLMGVALIVATQFKFNVQHQNNSEENEVGNQQQNTQPRASPGRDISETQTVVQAEEFHYWDLMRLLCGVQYGTVLFVAWFMGFGYGFVFTFLYWHLQDLTGTTTLFGVCSVLSHVSELAAYFTSHKFIELVGHIRVLYIGLACNTARYLYISYLENAWTVLPMEVLQGITHASVWAACISYLSAAVPSPLRTSAQGILQGLHLGLGRGCGAMVGGIFVNYFGAAETFRGIGMTSLVILLLFSLIMCITGQNEKKEDKMLAENIPIPFSPVPIATIDLVQNTTDVAAPARPEPKLPARKTRHQEEQEDLNKPAWVPSGSPWVTVVLLFYQIREMVVMAKTHPPVEVLPLQDTPEVPSDSREDNQSPPVFSDALHQESFPSSLQSQKDPGPPEAIAQLEFPPHSVLQPNS
- the mfsd6a gene encoding major facilitator superfamily domain-containing protein 6-A isoform X2, translated to MADDRVAILTDDEEELKRRHLERFDRLSLEIKSDQPSQPSENNVPSDTAPTPSPQNDMGCCERLFLRVNRYLLVSKVFYLFFYAAYGSLHPLLALYYKQLGMSPTQSGLLVGIRYFIEFCSAPFWGIVADRFRKGKAVLLFSVLCWLFFNSGIAFVQPADMKCQENLPTTTAMVATVHPTTSNETFYLNTTSILATKKMRQRRDLIGHYPWRTILLSVQSSGYSAEHRFKRDSNMSFTVASDEPASTTESVQTTTTQPKPSTSISTSTPNSTNTTSSSTTQSTTLKPKLPPPEYNMDQVHAIFLLILLVIITGEFFSAPAITIVDTVTLQYLGLHRDRYGLQRMWGSLGWGVAMLCVGIWIDHTSTNLVIGECVMENYKNYHIAFIVFGVLMGVALIVATQFKFNVQHQNNSEENEVGNQQQNTQPRASPGRDISETQTVVQAEEFHYWDLMRLLCGVQYGTVLFVAWFMGFGYGFVFTFLYWHLQDLTGTTTLFGVCSVLSHVSELAAYFTSHKFIELVGHIRVLYIGLACNTARYLYISYLENAWTVLPMEVLQGITHASVWAACISYLSAAVPSPLRTSAQGILQGLHLGLGRGCGAMVGGIFVNYFGAAETFRGIGMTSLVILLLFSLIMCITGQNEKKEDKMLAENIPIPFSPVPIATIDLVQNTTDVAAPARPEPKLPARKTRHQEEQEDLNKPAWVPSGSPWVTVVLLFYQIREMVVMAKTHPPVEVLPLQVVKRIMGKIKGHT